From the genome of Naumannella halotolerans, one region includes:
- a CDS encoding glycosyltransferase has translation MSAAEMTSNPPPASSSHPTTTADFDWSWLDREDERETVDLSRTTVTAVLVAHNGEEWLPAALHGLQSQTVRPSAVIAVDAGSTDATPELLQAARADGIVDEIRTGSDAGFGLAVAEGLESEPAPSDWIWLLHDDAVPGPEALAELLTAALTEGRTADLLGPMLLRPNQAGRPAEITGFGESLSNSARRDTGLEPGEIDQHQRGSREVLGLSTCGLLVRRRVFDELDGLDSELGLFRDGVAFGWRANLAGHRALAVPTAKITHLQAGHAGLRDSWVIGDHPRATERALSMIVVNSHRSGLAAVGSSIRLVLACVLRSLGYLLGKDPSAAADEWRAARHYLGSREIVTALRERSGEDSASSSDRQRTRSLRPARFAALGLAVDSAGRAIGRRWRALAGEGASSSLDELTGDAYSDHGDNARPAWQNPTAITFALLIGLSLVAGRLLIGPGLLTGPYLLPSQPDLSAAFDAYLEPIPGAPFQAASPWIGLTALASLVTVGQPELLITVLVFGSVGLAFLSAWLLAKRLFSSRLVRWLAPLAYGLLLPMLGVLNQASVATVVVAVLLPALGAAGHDLISADERLRERPDSRRIDAFRPAFAGGLVLLVLTTVVPSLFLLGVLGAAILCWLAPQTWRRVLVALGIPLILLFPWIPSLLVFPGRFFTGPDAAQALSAEGGFDPSVLLGQLAGGSPWWLGAVFFGLLWLAALIGSLLRFSTAVAVGWLLSVVGIAMAVLLAGAVVAVGPTGDQARPEALVWLFVGFAGALVAGAAGLAGAFGGLARSDGGRRAAGGAYPIGGVAAKITLTVVAVGLLAGSGWWLVGSMTGPVDRRAGSALPAFITNAMQSDAGVRTLSLDLRGEQVRWALLEDAGYRLGSADRGYVFGADPQFEALTASVTARLLAGSDDALLSDLNQLGVAYLWVQGGSEEQLAQIGNVPGLGTGSSDEVARIWTVPSSAARAEVISGEVSVPVGRAGAEILPGDQDRVLVLAEPADPRWQAFLDGAELAPVQGDNGRPTFAVGAAGGQLSYRLTDNGYGFVAVAQLIGLLLVVVMALPALRRRTPAPVGQLSAAAAQAPVRVRPDGEPLRKSRTLGDFSELGRLGEPAADADPTPPVETTPAAEKPLPKAPPSSHHEPPASHHEPPASHHEQTPRHEEPSAAQEAPRVAHEEPSAAQEAPPAATGRRGLAVDDSRADDSRADESRADDEPPVVGRRAARALPDDPDEAPDDDDDEEISPPPRRAARAIIDDEEES, from the coding sequence GTGTCCGCAGCAGAGATGACGTCCAATCCTCCACCCGCGTCATCCTCGCACCCGACGACGACTGCCGATTTCGACTGGTCCTGGCTCGACCGTGAGGACGAACGGGAGACCGTCGACCTCAGTAGGACGACCGTCACCGCGGTCCTCGTCGCCCACAACGGTGAGGAGTGGCTGCCCGCCGCGCTCCACGGTCTGCAGTCGCAGACGGTACGTCCCAGCGCAGTCATCGCCGTCGACGCCGGATCGACCGACGCCACCCCCGAGTTGTTGCAGGCCGCCAGGGCAGACGGCATCGTCGACGAGATCCGCACGGGCTCGGATGCGGGCTTCGGGCTGGCCGTCGCCGAGGGACTGGAGTCCGAACCGGCGCCCAGCGACTGGATCTGGCTGCTCCACGACGATGCCGTGCCCGGCCCCGAGGCACTGGCAGAACTCCTCACCGCAGCCCTCACCGAGGGACGGACCGCCGATCTCCTCGGTCCGATGCTGCTACGGCCCAATCAGGCCGGCCGTCCGGCCGAGATCACCGGCTTCGGTGAGTCGCTGAGCAACTCGGCGCGTCGCGACACGGGTCTGGAGCCGGGGGAGATCGACCAGCACCAGCGGGGTTCCCGTGAGGTCCTGGGGCTGTCGACCTGCGGCCTGCTCGTTCGGCGCCGGGTCTTCGACGAGCTCGACGGCCTCGATTCCGAACTCGGTCTGTTCCGGGACGGGGTGGCATTCGGTTGGCGCGCGAACCTCGCCGGGCACCGGGCGCTGGCCGTACCGACCGCCAAGATCACCCATCTGCAGGCAGGTCATGCCGGGCTGCGCGACTCCTGGGTGATCGGCGATCACCCCCGGGCCACCGAACGCGCCTTGTCGATGATCGTGGTCAACTCCCACCGCAGCGGTCTGGCCGCCGTCGGGTCCTCGATCCGGCTGGTCCTGGCCTGCGTCCTGCGCTCACTGGGCTATCTGCTGGGCAAGGACCCGTCGGCCGCCGCCGACGAGTGGCGCGCTGCCCGGCACTACCTGGGATCGCGCGAGATCGTGACCGCGCTGCGGGAACGTTCCGGTGAGGATTCGGCCTCGAGCTCCGATCGTCAGCGCACCCGTTCCCTGCGGCCGGCCCGGTTCGCCGCACTCGGGCTCGCCGTCGACTCCGCGGGCAGGGCCATCGGTCGCCGGTGGCGTGCCCTGGCCGGGGAGGGCGCGAGCAGTTCGCTGGACGAACTCACCGGTGACGCCTACTCCGATCACGGTGACAACGCACGGCCGGCCTGGCAGAACCCGACCGCCATCACCTTCGCCCTGCTGATCGGTCTGAGCCTGGTGGCCGGACGGTTGCTGATCGGCCCCGGGCTGCTCACCGGGCCCTACCTGCTGCCCAGCCAGCCGGACCTCTCGGCGGCCTTCGATGCCTACCTCGAGCCGATCCCCGGGGCTCCCTTCCAGGCAGCCAGTCCGTGGATCGGCCTGACCGCCCTGGCCTCGTTGGTCACCGTCGGGCAGCCCGAGTTGTTGATCACCGTGCTGGTCTTCGGTTCGGTCGGTCTGGCCTTCCTCAGCGCCTGGCTGCTGGCGAAGCGGCTCTTCAGCTCCCGGCTGGTCCGGTGGCTGGCGCCCCTGGCCTACGGTCTGTTGCTGCCCATGCTCGGGGTGCTCAACCAGGCCTCCGTGGCCACCGTCGTGGTCGCGGTGCTGCTGCCCGCCCTCGGCGCGGCCGGCCACGATCTGATCAGCGCCGACGAGCGCCTGCGCGAGCGACCGGACAGCCGGCGGATCGATGCCTTCCGCCCCGCCTTCGCCGGCGGCTTGGTGCTGCTCGTGCTGACCACCGTGGTGCCTTCGCTGTTCCTGCTCGGTGTCCTCGGTGCTGCCATCCTCTGCTGGTTGGCGCCACAGACCTGGCGTCGGGTGCTGGTGGCACTGGGAATCCCGCTGATCCTGCTGTTTCCGTGGATTCCCAGCCTCTTGGTGTTCCCCGGTCGCTTCTTCACCGGGCCAGACGCTGCCCAGGCACTCTCGGCGGAGGGCGGCTTCGACCCCTCGGTGCTGCTCGGACAGCTCGCCGGTGGCTCCCCGTGGTGGCTCGGTGCGGTCTTCTTCGGCCTGCTGTGGCTGGCGGCGCTGATCGGCAGTCTGCTGCGCTTCTCCACCGCCGTCGCCGTCGGCTGGCTGTTGTCGGTGGTCGGTATCGCCATGGCGGTGCTGCTCGCCGGGGCGGTGGTCGCCGTCGGCCCGACCGGTGACCAGGCACGCCCCGAGGCACTGGTCTGGTTGTTCGTCGGATTCGCCGGTGCGCTGGTGGCCGGGGCGGCCGGCCTGGCCGGTGCCTTCGGTGGGCTGGCCCGCTCCGACGGTGGCCGCCGGGCGGCCGGTGGTGCGTACCCGATCGGCGGTGTCGCGGCCAAGATCACCCTGACCGTCGTCGCGGTGGGTCTGTTGGCCGGTAGTGGCTGGTGGCTGGTCGGGTCGATGACCGGACCGGTGGATCGTCGGGCCGGCTCGGCCCTGCCCGCCTTCATCACCAACGCCATGCAGTCCGATGCAGGGGTACGCACCCTGAGCCTGGATCTGCGGGGTGAGCAGGTGCGCTGGGCGCTGCTGGAGGATGCCGGTTATCGGCTCGGTTCGGCCGATCGTGGGTACGTCTTCGGTGCCGACCCGCAGTTCGAGGCCCTGACGGCCAGTGTCACGGCCCGTCTGCTCGCCGGCTCCGATGATGCCCTGCTGAGTGACCTGAATCAGCTCGGGGTGGCCTATCTTTGGGTGCAGGGCGGTAGTGAGGAACAACTTGCCCAGATCGGCAACGTGCCGGGTCTGGGGACCGGGAGCAGCGACGAGGTGGCCCGGATCTGGACCGTACCGAGCAGCGCAGCGCGGGCCGAGGTGATCTCGGGGGAGGTGTCGGTGCCGGTCGGCCGCGCCGGCGCCGAGATCCTGCCCGGTGACCAGGATCGGGTGCTGGTGCTGGCCGAGCCCGCTGATCCGCGCTGGCAGGCCTTCCTCGACGGGGCGGAACTCGCCCCGGTGCAGGGCGACAACGGGCGACCGACCTTCGCCGTCGGGGCCGCCGGCGGCCAGCTCAGCTACCGGTTGACCGACAACGGATACGGGTTCGTCGCCGTCGCCCAGTTGATCGGGCTGCTGCTGGTGGTGGTGATGGCACTGCCGGCGCTGCGCCGGCGTACCCCGGCACCGGTCGGACAGCTGAGTGCGGCCGCCGCCCAGGCGCCGGTACGGGTCCGCCCCGACGGCGAGCCGCTGCGCAAGTCCCGGACATTGGGAGACTTCAGCGAACTGGGCCGGCTCGGCGAACCGGCCGCGGATGCCGATCCGACGCCACCGGTGGAGACCACCCCGGCCGCGGAGAAGCCGCTGCCGAAGGCCCCGCCGTCGTCCCATCACGAACCGCCGGCCTCGCATCACGAACCGCCGGCCTCGCATCACGAACAGACGCCCCGGCACGAGGAACCGTCGGCCGCGCAGGAGGCACCGCGAGTCGCGCACGAGGAACCGTCGGCCGCGCAGGAGGCACCGCCGGCTGCGACCGGCAGGCGGGGGTTGGCCGTCGACGACTCCAGGGCTGACGACTCCCGGGCTGACGAATCCCGGGCTGACGACGAACCCCCGGTGGTCGGCCGCCGTGCCGCCCGGGCACTGCCCGACGACCCCGACGAGGCACCTGACGACGACGACGACGAGGAGATCTCGCCACCACCACGTCGGGCGGCGCGGGCGATCATCGATGACGAGGAGGAGAGCTGA
- a CDS encoding SIS domain-containing protein, which translates to MADFDDSRLDDPACLERADGLLRPLALAGARVRQAADGAVRGREELRELPVPRAVIAAGAEARLIRVLVEPTCPVPFMAWPQPGLPGWVGPLDLVVVSAADGGSPGLVATAREAVRRGAALLIACPVPSLISEFATGRASIVLPAATSDPLAAAVVALAGLHDAGLAPATSPELIADALDQAATDCSPRASIAANPAKDIALGLADAQPLIWGGSVLAARASRRIAEAIRAATGRPALAGEAEDLLPLLEAAGRRDPFADPFTDLTPSDRRPVLVMLDDGSPEESLVVDRRRLTDCAEFHEIRICPISCHHGSDLERYVSILQVGLYAATYLAIGLDRLAR; encoded by the coding sequence GTGGCCGATTTCGACGACTCCCGGTTGGACGACCCGGCCTGTCTGGAGCGGGCCGACGGGTTGCTGCGCCCGCTCGCCCTGGCCGGGGCCCGGGTACGACAGGCCGCCGACGGAGCCGTCCGCGGCCGGGAGGAGTTGCGCGAACTCCCCGTACCGCGAGCCGTGATCGCTGCCGGTGCCGAGGCGCGACTGATCCGGGTCCTGGTCGAGCCGACCTGCCCGGTCCCGTTCATGGCCTGGCCGCAACCCGGACTGCCGGGGTGGGTGGGCCCCTTGGACCTGGTCGTGGTGAGCGCGGCCGACGGCGGCTCACCGGGCCTGGTGGCCACCGCCCGCGAAGCCGTGCGCCGGGGCGCGGCGCTGCTGATCGCCTGCCCGGTCCCGTCGCTGATCTCGGAGTTCGCGACCGGCCGTGCCAGCATCGTGCTGCCGGCCGCCACCTCCGATCCGCTCGCCGCCGCAGTGGTGGCGCTGGCTGGACTGCACGATGCCGGTCTGGCCCCGGCGACCTCGCCGGAGCTGATCGCCGACGCGCTCGACCAGGCCGCCACCGACTGTTCCCCCCGCGCCTCGATCGCCGCCAACCCGGCCAAGGACATCGCCCTCGGACTGGCCGACGCCCAGCCGCTGATCTGGGGTGGCTCGGTCCTGGCGGCCCGGGCGAGCCGGCGGATCGCCGAGGCCATCCGGGCCGCCACCGGCCGACCGGCCCTGGCCGGTGAGGCCGAGGACCTGCTGCCGCTGCTGGAGGCGGCCGGCCGACGGGACCCGTTCGCCGACCCGTTCACCGATCTCACGCCGAGCGATCGGCGACCGGTACTGGTGATGCTGGACGATGGGTCACCGGAGGAGTCGCTGGTCGTCGACCGTCGGCGGTTGACCGACTGTGCCGAGTTCCACGAGATCCGGATCTGTCCGATCTCCTGCCACCACGGCAGCGACCTGGAGCGGTATGTGTCGATCCTGCAGGTCGGGCTCTACGCCGCCACGTACCTGGCCATCGGCCTGGACCGGCTGGCGCGGTGA
- a CDS encoding Trm112 family protein — translation MGVETTAGLDLPGELLELLACPRCRARLAVDHETSELVCLGTECGLAYPVHDRIPVLLVDEARPTLAGYHR, via the coding sequence ATGGGTGTCGAAACGACCGCCGGCCTCGACCTGCCGGGTGAACTTCTCGAACTGCTGGCCTGTCCCCGCTGCCGGGCACGGCTGGCCGTCGATCATGAGACCAGTGAGTTGGTCTGTCTGGGCACCGAATGCGGTCTGGCCTATCCGGTGCACGACCGGATCCCGGTGTTGCTGGTCGACGAGGCCCGTCCCACCCTGGCCGGCTACCACCGCTGA
- a CDS encoding DUF5719 family protein produces MRALRFAVPLLGAVLILGTVLLGQQLGTTAPTPPQAVAGATSATRVCPALTGGEDGGSVVVDSLSAPPESAVQLQRADGTELGTVPGGQLRRVAVEESATTIARANGDAATLTGQSSLAEQTSGSKRGLMISPCVSASTEAWFTGFRSNDTERAVLLITNPDSEAAEVSLNIYTAEGLAAVAGTSGIAVQPGETREVPMESLLSSDDPLAVQVLATSGRVSAAAEVETGTGSDPAGADWVAGAGLTDTTVVIPGVPGGDGSRELVVANPGDQRNQVSVELLGSDGAFPPADADQLDLAAESVGSVELAEAAAGEPVAVRITAEQPVTAGVVSRSTDDAASSDVSYSPASAAVGAFGVAAVGGLADHRGTLMVSSSAAVESSYEWQAYGEDGSVVGEGTETVPAEGTSAVQMPDEGQLAVHITPVGDVELFAGIALAGDVDGVSTLSAAPITASRVLQEDPPQFDPEVAR; encoded by the coding sequence ATGCGTGCGTTGCGCTTCGCCGTACCGCTGCTGGGTGCGGTGCTCATCCTCGGCACGGTCCTGCTCGGACAGCAGCTCGGCACCACCGCCCCGACACCGCCGCAGGCGGTCGCCGGGGCGACCTCGGCGACGCGGGTCTGCCCGGCGCTGACCGGCGGTGAGGACGGCGGTTCGGTGGTCGTCGACTCGCTGTCGGCACCGCCGGAGTCCGCGGTGCAGCTGCAGCGTGCCGACGGCACCGAGCTCGGCACCGTACCGGGCGGCCAGCTGCGCCGCGTCGCCGTCGAGGAGTCGGCGACGACGATCGCCCGGGCGAACGGCGATGCGGCCACCTTGACCGGCCAGTCCAGCCTGGCCGAGCAGACCTCGGGATCGAAACGTGGCCTGATGATCTCGCCCTGTGTCAGCGCCTCCACCGAGGCATGGTTCACCGGCTTCCGGTCCAACGACACCGAACGCGCCGTGCTGCTGATCACCAATCCCGACAGTGAGGCGGCCGAGGTGTCGCTGAACATCTACACCGCCGAGGGCCTCGCTGCGGTCGCGGGGACCAGCGGCATCGCCGTCCAACCCGGGGAGACCCGGGAGGTCCCGATGGAGTCGCTGCTCAGCTCCGACGACCCGCTGGCGGTGCAGGTGCTGGCGACCAGCGGACGCGTCTCGGCTGCCGCGGAGGTCGAGACCGGTACCGGATCGGATCCGGCCGGGGCCGACTGGGTCGCCGGTGCCGGGTTGACCGACACCACGGTGGTGATCCCCGGGGTTCCCGGTGGCGACGGCAGTCGCGAACTGGTGGTCGCCAACCCCGGTGACCAACGCAACCAGGTCAGCGTGGAACTGCTCGGCAGCGACGGGGCGTTCCCGCCCGCCGATGCCGACCAGCTCGACCTGGCAGCTGAGTCCGTCGGATCGGTGGAGCTGGCCGAGGCAGCCGCCGGGGAACCGGTGGCGGTGCGGATCACCGCCGAACAGCCGGTGACCGCCGGCGTGGTCTCCCGCAGCACCGACGATGCCGCGAGCTCGGATGTGAGCTACTCCCCGGCGAGCGCGGCGGTGGGTGCCTTCGGTGTGGCGGCAGTGGGCGGATTGGCCGACCATCGGGGAACCCTGATGGTGAGCTCGTCGGCGGCGGTCGAGTCCTCCTACGAATGGCAGGCCTACGGCGAGGACGGTTCCGTGGTCGGCGAGGGTACCGAGACGGTCCCGGCCGAGGGGACCTCGGCGGTGCAGATGCCGGACGAGGGGCAGCTCGCCGTGCACATCACCCCGGTGGGAGATGTGGAGCTGTTCGCCGGGATCGCACTGGCCGGCGATGTCGACGGGGTGAGCACCTTGTCGGCGGCACCGATCACCGCCAGCCGCGTGCTGCAGGAGGATCCGCCCCAGTTCGACCCCGAGGTGGCGCGCTGA
- the cofD gene encoding 2-phospho-L-lactate transferase — translation MAPVPEPSAPRSITVLAGGVGGSRFVRGVRQAWPEASITVIANTADDITLHGLRICPDIDTMLYTLGGGIDPEKGWGRREETWSIAEEFTAYGAEPRWFGLGDRDIATHLVRTQLLDNGYSLSEVTQVLADRWLAELPGVRVLPMTDDRVETQVVITDPDTPAGQRAIHFQEYWVRHHAEPEVRQIVQLGIEDARPGPGVIEAITDSELVLLAPSNPVVSIGPILAVPGIRGAIGTTEAAVLGFSGILGGSPILGMAHKLLPAIGVEVSAAGVGAHYGARSRTGILDGWLVDTADAATVDELRAVGLPTLAHPLLMTDPELTAQFVRAGADFVTRNRPAA, via the coding sequence GTGGCACCAGTTCCCGAACCCTCTGCACCGCGATCCATCACCGTGCTGGCCGGCGGGGTCGGCGGATCCCGCTTCGTCCGCGGGGTGCGGCAGGCCTGGCCGGAGGCGTCGATCACGGTGATCGCCAACACCGCCGACGACATCACCCTGCACGGTCTGCGGATCTGCCCCGACATCGACACCATGCTCTACACCCTGGGCGGGGGAATCGACCCCGAGAAGGGCTGGGGCCGGCGCGAGGAGACCTGGTCGATCGCCGAGGAGTTCACTGCCTACGGCGCCGAGCCCCGGTGGTTCGGCCTGGGCGATCGGGACATCGCCACCCACCTCGTGCGCACCCAGCTGCTCGACAACGGCTATTCGCTCAGCGAGGTGACCCAGGTGCTGGCAGACCGCTGGCTGGCCGAGCTGCCGGGGGTCCGGGTGCTGCCGATGACCGATGATCGGGTGGAGACCCAGGTGGTGATCACCGACCCCGACACCCCGGCCGGCCAGCGGGCGATCCACTTCCAGGAGTACTGGGTACGCCACCACGCCGAGCCCGAGGTACGCCAGATCGTGCAACTCGGGATCGAGGACGCCCGCCCGGGCCCGGGAGTGATCGAGGCGATCACCGACTCCGAGCTGGTACTGCTGGCACCGAGCAACCCGGTGGTCTCGATCGGTCCGATCCTGGCCGTGCCGGGCATCCGGGGCGCCATCGGTACCACCGAGGCAGCGGTCCTCGGCTTCTCCGGGATCCTCGGCGGCTCCCCGATCCTGGGGATGGCGCACAAGTTGTTGCCGGCGATCGGGGTGGAGGTGAGTGCAGCCGGTGTCGGCGCGCATTACGGGGCTCGGTCCAGGACCGGCATCCTGGACGGCTGGTTGGTCGACACCGCCGATGCCGCCACGGTGGACGAACTGCGCGCGGTCGGCCTGCCCACCCTCGCCCATCCGCTGCTGATGACCGACCCGGAGCTGACCGCGCAGTTCGTCCGGGCCGGCGCCGACTTCGTCACCCGGAACCGGCCGGCCGCCTGA
- a CDS encoding WhiB family transcriptional regulator encodes MLELHVGEPAEDDEGILGWQERALCAQTDPEAFFPEKGGSTREAKKVCLSCDVRSECLEYALANDERFGIWGGLSERERRKLKKRAV; translated from the coding sequence ATGCTGGAGCTTCACGTGGGTGAACCCGCGGAGGATGACGAGGGGATCCTGGGTTGGCAGGAGCGTGCCCTGTGCGCGCAGACCGATCCGGAGGCCTTCTTCCCCGAGAAGGGCGGTTCCACACGAGAGGCGAAGAAGGTCTGTCTCTCCTGCGATGTCCGCAGCGAGTGCCTGGAGTACGCGCTGGCCAATGACGAGCGCTTCGGCATCTGGGGCGGTCTCAGCGAACGTGAACGCCGCAAGCTGAAGAAGCGAGCCGTCTGA
- a CDS encoding phosphomannomutase/phosphoglucomutase yields the protein MLQPQIFKANDIRGLIAGSSPEWDVAGAEALGTAFAQTLQLRPGDRCVLGRDMRESGVELGAAFARGVARTGVDVVDIGLASTDQLWFASGSLDLPGAQLTASHNPAAYNGIKFCLAGARPMTPQMLIEIRDRAWQIERDGFAAEQAPGRITEEDLLPAYSDYLRSLVDLSGMRHLRVVVDAGNGMAGLTAPVVLAGLDLELIGLYLELDGSFPNHQPNPLEPENLVDAQRAVREHGADCALVFDGDADRCFVIDDQGEVVMPSAITAMIAAAELQREPGGVVVRNTITSRTVAEVVAEAGGRCVTSKVGHTFVKAAMAANDAIFGGEHSAHYYFRDFWSADTGMLAGLHVLSALGRSDKPLSELLTDYNRYVASGEINSTVDDAQAVMNQVAEAFAGRGEIDFGDGVMINAEDWWVSLRPSNTEPLLRLNVEARSRRQMDALRDEVLALVRS from the coding sequence GTGTTGCAGCCGCAGATCTTCAAGGCCAATGACATCCGCGGTCTCATCGCCGGGAGCAGCCCGGAGTGGGACGTCGCCGGCGCCGAGGCACTCGGCACCGCATTCGCCCAAACCCTTCAACTCCGTCCCGGGGATCGGTGCGTCCTCGGCCGCGACATGCGCGAGTCCGGGGTGGAACTCGGTGCTGCCTTCGCCCGCGGGGTCGCCCGTACCGGTGTCGACGTGGTCGACATCGGACTGGCCAGCACCGATCAGCTCTGGTTCGCCTCCGGCAGCCTGGATCTCCCCGGCGCCCAGCTGACCGCCAGCCACAACCCTGCGGCCTACAACGGGATCAAGTTCTGCCTGGCCGGGGCACGCCCGATGACACCGCAGATGTTGATCGAGATCCGTGATCGGGCCTGGCAGATCGAACGTGACGGTTTCGCTGCCGAGCAGGCGCCGGGCCGGATCACCGAAGAGGATCTGCTGCCTGCCTACTCCGACTATCTGCGTTCACTGGTCGACCTGTCCGGGATGCGTCACCTGCGGGTGGTCGTCGACGCCGGGAACGGTATGGCCGGGCTGACCGCGCCGGTGGTGCTGGCCGGACTCGATCTTGAACTGATCGGCCTCTATCTGGAGCTGGACGGCAGCTTCCCCAACCACCAGCCGAATCCCCTGGAACCGGAGAACCTGGTCGATGCCCAGCGGGCGGTACGCGAGCACGGCGCCGACTGTGCACTGGTCTTCGACGGTGATGCCGACCGTTGTTTCGTGATCGACGACCAGGGGGAGGTGGTGATGCCGTCGGCGATCACCGCGATGATCGCCGCCGCCGAACTGCAGCGCGAACCCGGTGGCGTCGTGGTCCGCAACACGATCACCTCCAGGACCGTGGCCGAGGTGGTCGCCGAGGCCGGCGGGCGGTGCGTCACCTCGAAGGTCGGTCACACCTTCGTGAAGGCGGCCATGGCGGCCAATGATGCGATCTTCGGTGGGGAACACTCCGCCCACTACTACTTCCGCGACTTCTGGTCCGCCGACACCGGGATGCTCGCCGGGTTGCACGTGCTGAGCGCCCTCGGCCGCTCCGACAAACCGCTGTCGGAGCTGCTCACCGACTACAACCGCTACGTCGCGTCGGGGGAGATCAACTCCACCGTCGACGACGCGCAGGCGGTGATGAACCAGGTTGCCGAGGCGTTCGCCGGTCGGGGCGAGATCGACTTCGGCGACGGCGTGATGATCAACGCCGAGGACTGGTGGGTGAGCCTGCGACCGTCCAACACCGAGCCGTTGTTGCGGTTGAACGTGGAGGCGCGCAGCCGCCGGCAGATGGATGCCCTGCGGGATGAGGTGCTGGCGCTGGTCCGCAGCTGA
- a CDS encoding metallopeptidase family protein yields the protein MRRDRHERGLRGPLAAPNPLTAQPVTPRQPPGRTAFFDDVVAASLRLIRRNCPQALAGVEIGVVDVPEITAAWTDPEPPVAAAVEATVTTRAKVVLYRRPLEHRSASRADLRVLVHRALVEQLSALTTISVREIDPELDED from the coding sequence ATGCGTCGGGACCGTCATGAGCGTGGCTTGCGCGGACCTCTGGCCGCACCCAATCCCCTCACCGCGCAGCCGGTGACTCCTCGACAGCCTCCGGGCCGGACGGCCTTCTTCGACGATGTGGTGGCGGCCTCGCTACGGCTGATCCGCCGCAACTGTCCCCAGGCGTTGGCCGGGGTGGAGATCGGTGTGGTCGACGTACCGGAGATCACCGCCGCCTGGACCGACCCCGAACCACCGGTCGCAGCAGCGGTCGAGGCCACCGTGACGACCAGGGCGAAGGTCGTGCTCTACCGCCGGCCGTTGGAGCACCGCTCGGCCTCCCGGGCCGATCTGCGCGTACTGGTGCACCGGGCGCTGGTCGAACAGCTGTCCGCCCTGACGACCATCAGTGTTCGCGAGATCGATCCCGAGCTGGACGAGGACTGA
- a CDS encoding DUF3499 domain-containing protein, whose protein sequence is MARRRCTRTGCAGWAVATLTYVYAESTAVLGPLALRAEPGCYDLCQQHSSALSVPRGWEVIRLPDDTEEREQARVDDLLALADAVREAGRSYEDPLAEAIHPGRSGMVEVARKAHLTVLAEPAEDPPGEDRNR, encoded by the coding sequence ATGGCACGTCGACGCTGTACCCGCACCGGTTGTGCGGGGTGGGCAGTTGCCACCCTGACCTACGTCTATGCCGAGTCGACTGCGGTGCTGGGGCCGCTCGCGCTGCGCGCCGAGCCGGGCTGCTACGACCTGTGCCAGCAACACTCCTCGGCCCTGTCGGTGCCCCGCGGCTGGGAGGTGATCCGTCTGCCCGACGACACCGAGGAACGTGAACAGGCCCGGGTCGACGACCTGCTGGCCCTGGCCGATGCGGTACGCGAAGCCGGCCGCTCCTACGAGGACCCGCTGGCCGAGGCGATCCATCCCGGCCGCAGTGGCATGGTCGAGGTGGCCCGGAAGGCGCATCTGACGGTCCTGGCAGAACCTGCCGAGGATCCGCCGGGCGAGGACCGTAACCGGTAG
- the cofE gene encoding coenzyme F420-0:L-glutamate ligase codes for MIEIFAPEGIGEISAGDQLAPILLRALADAGGLRDGDIVCVTSKIISKSEGRFRESSQAARALTEETVETVARRDRVRIVRNRQGIVQAAAGIDSSNVAAGSILLLPIDPDASAARLRAELLAGSGRRVGVLITDTAGRAWRIGQTDQAIGASGVRTSLGYAGQTDDYGNDLVVTQMAVADELAAAADLVKGKLRQCPVAVIRGLPELVVDAEEPAAQLQRDQASDMFARGTREAVLWALLDAWDRTADYPRLVELDGEELIDSTLAVLDGEESTLRRILATIA; via the coding sequence ATGATCGAGATCTTCGCCCCCGAGGGGATCGGCGAGATCTCCGCCGGTGATCAACTCGCACCGATCCTGCTCCGGGCACTGGCCGATGCCGGTGGCCTGCGCGACGGGGACATCGTCTGCGTCACCTCCAAGATCATCAGCAAATCCGAGGGACGCTTCCGCGAGTCCTCCCAGGCGGCCCGGGCACTGACCGAGGAGACCGTCGAGACCGTCGCCCGGCGGGATCGGGTACGGATCGTCCGCAACCGCCAGGGCATCGTGCAGGCCGCCGCCGGGATCGACAGCTCCAATGTGGCCGCCGGTTCCATCCTGTTGCTGCCGATCGACCCCGACGCCAGTGCGGCGCGATTGCGCGCAGAACTCCTGGCCGGCTCCGGGCGCCGGGTCGGGGTGTTGATCACCGACACCGCCGGCAGGGCCTGGCGGATCGGCCAGACCGATCAGGCGATCGGCGCCAGCGGGGTGCGTACCAGCCTGGGTTATGCCGGGCAGACCGACGATTACGGCAACGACCTGGTGGTGACCCAGATGGCGGTGGCCGACGAACTCGCCGCCGCCGCGGATCTGGTGAAGGGCAAGCTTCGCCAATGTCCGGTGGCCGTCATCCGTGGCCTGCCCGAGCTGGTCGTCGACGCCGAGGAACCGGCCGCACAACTGCAGCGGGACCAGGCTTCGGACATGTTCGCCCGGGGCACCCGGGAGGCCGTGCTGTGGGCGCTGCTGGATGCCTGGGACCGGACCGCGGACTACCCCCGGCTGGTCGAGCTCGACGGCGAGGAGCTGATCGACTCGACCCTGGCAGTGCTCGACGGCGAGGAATCCACCCTGCGCCGGATCCTGGCGACCATCGCCTGA